The Hevea brasiliensis isolate MT/VB/25A 57/8 chromosome 9, ASM3005281v1, whole genome shotgun sequence nucleotide sequence agggaggagagagaaaagagagagagaagggagagaggtcgacgcgcgcgggaggaagaaggaagaaaaagaaaaggccggtccgattcgatcggtccgatccggtccgattagattcggccggtccgattcaggatacaaaattttaaatttttactctgccttgggaccgaaaatgaggtccaaaaattccgaaaaaattccagaaaactcagaaaaatacgtagactccaaatatatttttagttttgccacgtggtctttaaattaatttttaaaaatcatcaaaatttatattttcaaaaaatcgaacccgatttttaaaatccgaaaaatctcaaaaaaatttctaaaatttaaataaaattaaaataccaaaaatactcataaataataaaatttaaaatcttggggtgttacattcttcccgccttacagaaaattcgtcctcgaatttttacacaaggcagaataaagcacatgattatacattgaacaaataagagtACTTGCTACGcttgtcccgttctgactcccaggtgcactcttctactgactggctcctccacaaaaccttaaccatagggatctgtttggatcttagctgtctcacttggtagtccactatggctacaggttgctcctcaaatgtcaagttatcttttagctctattacatctggttgtagtacatgagaaggatctggaatgtattttctgagcatggagatgtgaaatacgggatgaacgtgagaaaggttgggtggtagctccaaccggtaggcaactgctccaactctatcagtaaccttaaaaggtccgatataccgagttgccaacttgcccttcttttcaaatctcatgactcctttcattggagaaaccttcaggaatacatagtcgcctactgcaaactccacatccctccgtctggagtctgcataactcttacgccatctTTGAAATTTttgatcgttccctgattaaagaaaCCATCTCTgatgtgtactgcactaggtctacatcatgcaccttcgcttcccccatttctgtccaacacagaggagacctacactttcttccatatagtgctggaatggtaactgttgttgtaggcaaactccactaaagctagctgatcatcccattgacctccaaaatccaaaacactcatgcgaagcatgtcttccagtgtttggattgtcctttcgcatCGTCCGTCATGCGAGGGTGGAAGGCCGCATCGAAGTTCAATCaggtgtgccaagtgcctcctgcaactttctccaaaatcgagaagtgaactggggccctctgtcagatattatggaagccggaactccatgcaatctgactatttctcgaatgtagagccgggcatactgtgccacagaatatttagtcttcacaggcaaaaagtgagctgatttggttaagcggtctacaattacccatatggaatcatatccttgcgtggtacgaggcaacccagtcacaaaatccatggtgatcatttcccacttccattctgggatagggagctcctgCAGCTTACCAGAcgatctctggtgttcaaacttcaccttttgacaagtcaagcacttggacacaaagtctgctatgtctctcttcatgccattccaccaatagctattcttcacatcatggtacatcttggtggaacctgggtggacactgtacagggtatagtgtgcctctcgcatgatttcgtctttgagattgtccacatcgggcacacacaacctagaaccttgcactaaggcgccatcattggcaaatccaaactcaccaccttcaccttgctgtactctttctatgatcttcatcaattgttggtctctgtgctgggaaactctaactctgtctctcaattctggcctcactgaaaaatgagccagcaataccccctcatctgaaagatctaggattaaaccttgatccatcaactcatgtatttcctgaatcaacggtctcttctctgctgaaatgtgcgccaaactgccagaagattttctgctcaaagcatctgctactacattggctttcccagggtggtactggatagtgcaatcatagtctttcagaagctccatccatctcctctgtctcaagtttaaatccctctgttggaagatgtacttcaaactcttgtgatcggtgtatatctcgcacacttcaccatacaggtagtgtctccagatttttagtgcaaagattacagccgccatttccaaatcatgggtggggtagttctgctcatgcctcttcagctgtcttgaagcataagccactacttttccattctgcatcaaaacacaccctaggccaactcgaagGCGCCACaagacacggtgtatccttcaccactcataggtagtgtcaacacaggggcagtggttagacactccttaagcttttggaaactctcctcacagtcatctgtccaaatgaatggaacattcttcctagtTAACTTAGTTaaaggagccgctatcctggaaaaatcttgcacaaaacgcctatagtagccagctagacccagaaaacttcgcacctcagtgactgttgtaggcctaagccaatcagtcacagcttcaattttcttgggatccacttgaatgccatcactagaaaccacgtgtcccaagaatgagatgctttctagccaaaattcacattttgaaaatttggcatatagctggtgctccctcaaagtctgcaacaccatcctcaagtgccacacgtgttcttcctcggtccgagagtataccagaatgtcatctatgaatacgatgacaaaacggtccaaaaatggcttgaacaccctgttcatcaagtccatgaaggtcgctttggtgcattagtgagtccaaaagacatcaccaagaactcataatgaccatatcttgtcctgaaagccgttttggacacgtcctcattcctgattctcaactgatggtagcctgatcgcaggtctatcttggaaaagaatctagctccttggagctgatcaaacagattatcgatctgaggaagtggatacttgttcttcacagtcaccttgttcagctgtctgtagtcaatacacaacctcaatgacccatctttctttcttacaaatagcacaggagcgccccagggtgaagtgctcgagcgtatgaaacccttgtccaaaagctcctgtagttgctccttcagctctttcaattctgctggtgccatcctataaggcggcattgaaatggggtttgtacccggaacaacatcaatgcagaactctattcccctttctggtggcaaccctggaagctcttcagggaagacatccatgaattctctgacaacaggaacattttccatgctgacaccttctacagatgtatctctcaccaatgccaaatacccttggcatccacgcctcaacatttttctagcactaattgctgacaccaagttatatggagccacgctcctgtcaccatcaaagctaaactcttccacaccaggtatgtggaaatgcacctttttgttcctgcagtctaaagtggcataatgagttgccaaccagtccatccccaaaattacatcaaaatcaatcactagtagaggaactaagtctgcggggaggatctttccatccactactactgggctatccggaaaaaccatatctacatctatgttgtcgctaagtggggtagctaccgacaaagggcattctagagttgtagggtttctacccaatctcatggcaaacacaggggagacaaatgagtgcgtagcacccgaatctattaaaacacgagcctcataggaacagaccagaagaatacctgccacaactgcatttgaagcttgagcatcctggtgggtcagggtgaaaacccgagcttgacccctaccctgagtggcagaaccttgatactgacttctacctcctgatctgcctccaaatccacgtcccccttgtcttcGGCATCGAACCGATCggccgccatgttggaagcactcgGATACAATCgacgaggaacattcgcaatgtaacctgtgaccccatccgtggctcaacacgggcattccctagcaaagtgactggTTGGCCACACCAAGCATActctgaacccatcaaacaaggtctgaatgtcctcttccacacttgtGCACAAGGTGCTAAGGAAGATCTGAACTGCACCGTAACTACCGCACTGAACTATGACCACCGCTTTGGATCCGCACTCGTCCGAACCCCTGGATTTATGCGAAAACCACTTCTCTTATTcccgcttcttcctctgtaattagtccGCCCCACTATCcgaagtacccatgtggggaacaccaagAACCCTACGCTTTGTTTTCTTTGCCCTTCATTTGTCATCCACAAAGATAGCTAATCTCGatctgtctagctcgatcaaccaccacatcaaaagactgatcagacatcatggccaggttcgcatacctcctgtcaagcccctttaggaatctcttcaccttcatagtctctgtagatactgctgtgggggcatacctgctcagttctagaaattttatagcatactcatctacagacctgccattctgtcttaaggcctcaaaggcccactgcttttgatccctaaagctttctggcacaaaccgattgatgaacagttccacaaactgagtccacgacaaaccctccatctgaggtaatatgtagtcattcatccactgtctaggcataggtcccatgacatgctgcatacactctatgagTCTTCTCGTACCAATCGCAACTCGCTCGCTGTCACagaaatccaaaaaccgatatgcatcgtctgacacatcataagtaccaggcaccaacttcttaaaattgattatctgtttgtaaggttcccctcttggtgcggtggactgctgctgctgtggagggtggaccatatactgtgccatcatatcgatggtcctctgcaaaacaactagagtagctgccatggggtccacgggaccctgtgccataaacgactgatcctgaactggtggcagctgctcttctacttgagcagctctaggcctcctaccccgcctcctcgaggcagacgcctcatcctgtgccgacacctcgtcagcacatccGTTCTCGTGCGATGGCGCCTCTCGCTTCTactcattttcctgaaattcagcagcattagcccacaaaattcaaaactgtacattacacagctctatagactcatacttatacataattatatgaagcagaaactagaagcaaagatgacaatgcaagacgaatgtggaccctatttttccgcatgtgactcctattagactcttcccaatactttagacaaacattccctaagaatctggagcctaagctctgataccacatttgtcacgacccaacccatgggccggaccggcactaggacctgggccagcctaaagcccccgaggcccgtagtaagcctaactattcacttaacccaactctaaggcccatttgggcccaatatcaagaaatcaaccggacagagtccggccataaaatggacctttcaacggggagtttttgactcacccgacctgtaaacaaaatataacatcaattagggagctcagctcaccctccacatactcatcatcataaaaataaatgggagctcagctccctcatccaatccatcaatcaTGCATGGAATATTTAgtttacaggtccacaataattatttagtttacagacccaaatcaaataaacatttctaacacatgcggaaattctaagatttaacaagtttatacaaacattaataatcgacctgcgagggagaaagcaggttagcctaaaaaatatcctcctgtggcctggaaaaatattgaacaggagtgagcgttcgactcagagagtaaaatatcaattttaaccataatctctataactatctagaactagtgcaccctgtagagtgaaatgcagcatcagcaataaattcacatcataacatcagaaaggtaatttggagcactcacgcacccagcaatatcaatcataatatatatgggagctgatcccctatacagctctcttaattccaactgtgccagcgaagaactcagctcggacttccacttaataaccaaatcggggtcccagcgaagaactcaagccgtgtctaccccgaaggaccgggtcccagcgaagatctcaagccgtgtctacccgtcctatccatagtccacaccacatcacacgcacgccaacgcacgcacactgctccaaattaccacaacaacatacatggcactttcacagttatgaatgcaacataaatcgtgcctagaatttatatacatagatatatgcatataagtgatgcatggcatgcttgaacatataataatatcgaaattacaattaaaattaatattttactcacagacttgacggtggtcactgaggcggctggatggaggaagaaggctgtcccggctcacctgacaattttattacaatcatttaataaatttgactcaatacaaacaaagaaaagaccaaatacgtcctaagtcgtgtcgaaaatccggcagagtctcccctatacctaggacctacccaacctgcaaaagggctcaaaacacacttctatattcacaatccatatgtccacaactcaatcccatcacacagcccctcctgggcccatcaaatcaatcatccatcataatatgtaaaatttcaatttagtccttataattgaccatttttgcaaaaactacccaaattagctctaaaaatactaaaactttgccccgcagtccttagcaatattactaagcgattgcaaaaagaatcataattttctaagctaccacgaatattttatggatttttaatcctatttaagcactagaaaattacgtaaaaataaggttcgggtttacctttgccgattccgacttcggggacgcgctcgagacgtctgacaatgggggggtagccaaaaccttagtccaattcggagacttttccggtaacgggtctgtctggcccaaAATTTGCAGACCTGGTCAACTGtcaaattttcgcgaattgaggatacctacacgaagcccacaacacgggggttagtacataaatttttcagaattttctaagctcatttaatgatcggaaaaacactgcgaagtttcgtgggatccactgaaaaacggtgtcgaaaaattttgaaatttatatccccgcgaagctctcgacgagtgaagcgctctggtactctcggttttctcatggggttcacggtttgcgagaaatctagcccaaaagtcgaaatgggctaaaaacttcctggGCAAAAATCGGaaaaaccgcttgatggatttcggtgttcttggtgtctatggaaagctctcgacgagtagatgattttagacacaagacccggtccgattggtggccggatcggctggaTTTCGGCTGGGAAGACCAACAGCCGCGGCTGGGGAGGGCCaaggtggggcgccggcgaggtgggaaggcagcggcgcggcaaggggaggagggaggagagagaaaagagagagagaagggagagaggtcgacgcgcgagggaggaagaaggaagaaaaagaaaaggccggtccgattcgaccggtccgatctggTCTGGTTCGATTCTGCCGGTcaaattcaggatacaaaattttgaatttttactctgcctcgggaccgaaaacgaggtccgaaaattccgaaaaaattccagaaaactcaaaaaaatacgtagactccaaatatatttttagttttgccacgtggtctttaaattaatttttaaaaattatcaaaatttatattttcggaaaatcgaacccgatttttaaaatccgaaaaatctcaaaaaaattcctaaaatttaaataaaattaaaatactaaaaatactcataaataataaaatttaaaatcttggggtgttacaattatgattagattaataaataataattttctttttataaatcaGGATTTCCTCTATATTTATTTTACGGTTCATATATTCTTTTGGATTCGTGGTAACTTTTCGTAATAATATTTTTTCCAAAGATCGAAGTTGAGTTCTTTGTTTAAAAGTGTAGTAGTTCCAATAATTAttagtaaattaataaataattatttattaaataataaaaataacaaaatatatatTCTAAAAAAAAATCGTCAATAAAgtgaataaaatataaaatatgtaatGTTGCAGCCTCTAAGAAAATGTAAATCTAATCTCGCTAGCAACTTTTATATATATTCTCCTCTCGtaggttttctttttctttttgtatgAAGTTGAATTCCCTTTATGAATTTGCTTTCATATTTTCTAATGAAAAATGACTATTGATTTCAAATTATTGTTAATTTATTCTATTGAATAAACatgattttgtaaaaaaaaaaatgcaataatTACGGCTACAAATAACTCTATTTAAAAAGATATAGAGATATCAAAATGATTTAGATGTAGGAATGATAACGGGTGAGATTTTTATGAGTACTCAATTTGACCGAACTCTAATAGGATGAGTTTGGGTAGTATATAATTGTGTTTGAGATGGATTTGGATTTGAAAAAATAATAACCATGACGGGTTTAAGTTTTACATATTGGGTATCCATTACCTGAAcccatttatataaatacttaataaaatataaaatatatattttgtaatgatatttataaatttttatatatgttattttatataaaatgaaatttaaatattttatagaattattaaatttttaaatataaattattattaaaaaaattttttatgtaaattattaattaaaatatataaattaaatggttcaaaattttttttaggtAATAATACTCAGGTTTGGGATGACGTTGGgtaattgagaataaattttaattgaatttgggaCGGGTTCAGATTTTGATGATATTAATCAGATTTAAATTCGGGTAGAGTGATTTTTACGGATATCATACCCGTTACCATCCCTATTTAAAAGTCATGTGACAGATATTTTAAGTAGTATTTTTTAAGATTTATTTTATTGTAAAGTTAGATTGTAATTTTTTAACATAAATATTATTGATTATAAATGTTGTAGAGCTATTTCATTAATTAGATAACACTTTAATTTATatgataaaattatatataactgAGTTTTATTTGGTAATCATGTCATTGAAGTTTGGGTTTCTTTTCTCGTCTAATATATGTTGCTTAGCTAAACGAAGCCATCGCTTCGCTTATGATTATGCTATTCTAGTTACGGCATAGATTGCATTAAGGATTTAGAATTACTTTAACACAAATTTTCTCATGATTGAATTGAATGGCGCACACAATTTAATTAAGGATTGAGACTAATATGTAAGCCCTTATCGGTTTAAGGCTTAAAAGTACGATAAATTAGTACGATAAATTATTGAGTACATTTGGTGCGTTAAAAAATAATGCACTCTATATTTATAAaagtaattatattttaaaaataaaaagatgagacctattattttataaataaagatATACATAAACTGAATGTACCTAATAATTTACTTAAAGTTACATACATGATACCATTGAAGTATTTTAATGCTACTAGCTTGATTCCCATGGAAGGGAATTTACATGGTGACAGGGTAGAACATGATATCTGGTGGGTTTGTCCACTAGAGGGTCATGTGAAGATCAATACAGATGGTTCTTTACGAAGCTCAGATAATTTTGCTTTTTTAGGGGGGCTTGTAGGGATGCTGCTGGGAATTGGCTCTTTGCTTTTGTGGCTTCGTATGGCGTCTCTTCTGTTCTTGTAGCTGAGATATGGTCTATGCATAAGGGGCTAAGATTGGCTTATGACAGAGGCTATAGGAGAGTTATTTTGGAATGTGATAACTTGACTGCGGTCAATACTATTCTGGGTGTCTCGAATAAGCAATGCATTTTATGCTGTCTTGTGAACTCCATTCGTAATCTTCTTCTTAAGGATTGGGATGTTTAGATTCATCACATTTATAGGGAAGCAAATTTCAGCACTGATTGGTTAGCTTATATGGCTTACTTTTTGCCTCTTGGTCGGCACTTCTTAGAAGAACCTTCTGTTAGTATTCTATCGTGGCTGTTTCATAATGTTGTAGGAGTTTCTTACAGCCGTTCTGCTGTTGCTTAGCCTTTTAGCTTTTCTCATTCTCACAAAAAAAAAAGTACAAACATGATACAACTGTGAAAGTGTACGCACAAAAAATTCAGTGGCTTCAATAGGACCAACACATGTACGATTGTAATATATGAAACCAAACGATGCTCAATTTTATTTGGAACATTTAGATGCATGTATTTAATCTGAATTATTCCAACCTCTTAATTAAGTCGCAAATTAgctatcaaaaaaaaaaagaaaaaaaaattgcaaattaggtgcacaacattaatttcaaaatctTTTTTAAGTGGATTCGAGACTTTCTCCACATAAACTCAAGGATACACTACACAAATTAATTTTGTTGAGTCAAGAAGCTTAGAAAATCTAAGATTTGTGTCCAAGACATTTATGTATCAAAATAATGGTTACCATTTAGTTTCTATATAGATAGttataacaaaataaataaatattggaaGAAAGATCATTTTTGCCTCTGAATTTTTTGTTAAtgtctaattttatttaaatttttaagtttttatcccaatttatccaaacattttgatttaaattcaaatttgtcTATTCCCTATGACATTTATCTAATTcctttgaaccttgaacatacatACCACCAATGTCTCTTCATTAATGTCTCTTCATTATAAAATCCTGATCCTAGGTAGGGTCACAATGTATGCCAAACTCTAATT carries:
- the LOC110665397 gene encoding uncharacterized protein LOC110665397 yields the protein MIPLKYFNATSLIPMEGNLHGDRVEHDIWGACRDAAGNWLFAFVASYGVSSVLVAEIWSMHKGLRLAYDRGYRRVILECDNLTAIHHIYREANFSTDWLAYMAYFLPLGRHFLEEPSVSILSWLFHNVVGVSYSRSAVA